A single Phoenix dactylifera cultivar Barhee BC4 chromosome 1, palm_55x_up_171113_PBpolish2nd_filt_p, whole genome shotgun sequence DNA region contains:
- the LOC103711495 gene encoding eukaryotic translation initiation factor 4E-1-like has translation MVLEKNREGGGTGKEAPATAMATAAVTEEAEEGEIVENPNLSETEEGPRRLRQSHPLEHSWTFWFDNPSAKSKQAAWGSSIRPVHTFSTVEGDFSRFKYKIEPKWEDPVCANGGKWTISYSRGKVDTWWLYTLAILGEQFDHGEEICGAVVNVRAKQEKISIWMKNGLNEAAQS, from the exons ATGGTTTTGGAGAAGAACAGAGAGGGCGGTGGAACGGGCAAGGAGGCTCCGGCGACGGCGATGGCGACGGCCGCGGTGACGGAAGAGGCGGAGGAAGGGGAGATCGTGGAGAATCCGAATCTATCGGAGACGGAGGAGGGACCGCGGCGGCTGCGGCAGAGCCATCCTCTGGAGCACTCGTGGACCTTCTGGTTCGACAACCCCTCCGCCAAATCCAAGCAGGCCGCTTGGGGAAGCTCCATTCGCCCCGTCCACACTTTCTCCACCGTCGAAGGGG ATTTCTCCCGTTTCAAATACAAGATAGAGCCAAAATGGGAGGACCCAGTCTGTGCAAATGGAGGAAAATGGACCATAAGCTACTCTAGGGGGAAGGTTGATACTTGGTGGTTATACACA TTAGCTATTCTTGGGGAGCAGTTTGATCATGGTGAAGAAATATGTGGGGCAGTCGTCAATGTACGAGCAAAACAAGAAAAGATTTCTATCTGGATGAAAAATGGTTTGAATGAAGCTGCTCAG AGTTAA